In one window of Onychomys torridus chromosome 5, mOncTor1.1, whole genome shotgun sequence DNA:
- the Faf2 gene encoding FAS-associated factor 2 isoform X4, which yields MWVLGTKPGSFVRAGLLGWGYYLIMLPFRFTYYTILDIFRFALRFIRPDPRSRVTDPVGDIVSFMHSFEEKYGRAHPVFYQGTYSQALNDAKRELRFLLVYLHGDDHQDSDEFCRNTLCAPEVVALINSRMLFWACSTNKPEGYRVSQALRENTYPFLAMIMLKDRRMTVVGRLEGLIQPDDLINQLTFIMDANQTYLVSERLEREERNQTQVLRQQQDEAYLASLRADQEKERKKREERERKRRKEEEVQQQKLAEERRRQNLQEEKERKLECLPPEPSPDDPESVKIIFKLPNDSRVERRFHFSQSLTVIHDFLFSLKESPEKFQIEANFPRRVLPCVPSEEWPNPPTLQEAGLSHTEVLFVQDLTDD from the exons GGGCTGCTTGGATGGGGTTATTACTTGATAATGCTTCCATTCCGGTTTACCTATTACACGATACTTGATATATTTAG GTTTGCTCTTCGTTTTATACGGCCTGACCCTCGCAGCCGGGTCACTGACCCTGTTGGGGACATTGTTTCATTTATGCACTCTTTTGAAGAGAAATATGGGAGGGCACACCCTGTCTTCTACCAGGGAACGTACAGCCAG GCACTTAACGATGCCAAGCGGGAACTTCGATTTCTTTTGGTTTATCTTCATGGAGATGACCACCAGGACTCCGATGAGTTCTGTCG CAACACTCTCTGTGCACCTGAAGTTGTCGCACTGATAAACAGCAGGATGCTCTTTTGGGCTTGTTCCACAAACAAACCTGAGGGGTACAGGG TCTCACAGGCTTTACGAGAGAATACCTATCCATTCCTGGCTATGATCATGTTGAAAGATCGCCGAATGACGGTGGTGGGGCGGCTCGAAGGCCTCATTCAACCTGATGACCTCATCAACCAGCTGACATTTATTATGGATGCAAACCAGACTTACCTGGTGTCAGAACGCCTGGAAAG GGAAGAAAGGAACCAGACCCAAGTGCTGAGACAGCAACAGGATGAGGCCTACCTGGCTTCCCTCAGGGCagaccaggagaaagaaaggaagaagagagaggagcgaGAGAGGAAGCGccggaaggaggaggaggtgcagCAGCAGAAGCTGGCGGAGGAGAGAAGGCGGCAG AACTtacaggaggaaaaagaaagaaagttggaaTGCCTGCCTCCTGAGCCATCCCCAGATGACCCTGAAAGTGTCAAGATCATTTTCAAGTTACCCAATGATTCCAGAGTAGAGAGACGATTCCATTTTTCACAGTCTCTAACA GTCATCCATGACTTCTTATTCTCCTTGAAGGAAAGCCCTGAGAAGTTCCAGATTGAAGCCAATTTCCCAAGACGGGTCCTGCCCTGTGTCCCTTCAGAGGAATGGCCCAACCCCCCAACACTGCAGGAGGCGGGACTCAGCCACACAGAGGTTCTCTTTGTTCAGGACCTGACAGACGATTGA